A part of Lathamus discolor isolate bLatDis1 chromosome 17, bLatDis1.hap1, whole genome shotgun sequence genomic DNA contains:
- the LOC136023043 gene encoding nudC domain-containing protein 3-like yields MEAAAALTDMYDQALLGILQHVGNVEEFLRVLFGFLYRKTDFYRLLLRPGDRLGFPPGAAQAMALQAFKVFERMARQDDEKRRRELEAKLRKEEEEAAERVKPPAAAQEVEVETTAEHIPVLDAAGAEGTQESAGAQDAAPSLVSAESLGAAAPAELPT; encoded by the exons ATGGAGGCCGCGGCCGCGCTCACCGACATGTACGACCAGGCGCTGCTGGGCATCCTGCAGCACGTCGGTAACGTGGAGGAGTTCCTGCGCGTCCTCTTCGGCTTCCTCTATCGCAAGACCGACTTCTACCGCCTGCTGCTGCGGCCCGGGGACCGCCTGGGCTTTCCGCCCGGCGCCGCGCAGGCCATGGCCCTCCAG gctTTCAAAGTCTTTGAGCGGATGGCCCGGCAGGATGATGAGAAGAGGCGCCGAGAGCTGGAGGCAAAGctaaggaaggaggaggaggaggctgctgaGAGGGTGAAGCCgcctgctgcagctcaggaggTGGAGGTAGAGACAACAGCAGAGCACATCCCAGTGCtggatgctgcaggagctgagggGACACAGGAGTCGGCTGGAGCCCAGGACGCAGCCCCCAGCCTGGTGTCTGCAGAGTCCCTGGGGGCCGCTGCCCCGGCAGAGCTGCCCACGTAA